One genomic segment of Bombus vancouverensis nearcticus chromosome 11, iyBomVanc1_principal, whole genome shotgun sequence includes these proteins:
- the hry gene encoding bHLH transcriptional repressor hairy, with amino-acid sequence MVTGVGATMPTGGVTVGATPPAQHVPQEAGQPPAQTTTTTTTTRRSGENRRSNKPIMEKRRRARINNCLNDLKTLILDAMKKDPSRHSKLEKADILEMTVKHLESLQRQQVALAAATDPNVLNKFRAGFTECAGEVGRFPGLDASVKRRLMAHLATYLGPVEASNNTQATNQQPVQPAPPTTQLQVHILPQVDATPRIQVQQSNGIFFTNANGTGLQLVPTRLPNGDIALVLPAGAKATPVTSPAASPAPTSPLPTLIPIPQRTASTASASSSSSSASSTSTSAASPVAFEAPPATFREQPAAYTNGNSHRDVATSPANGYTSDPEFDPRVYSPPLQKPLALVMRKSVVPEVEDKPWRPW; translated from the exons ATGGTGACCGGAGTGGGTGCCACGATGCCAACAGGCGGTGTCACTGTCGGTGCTACGCCGCCGGCGCAACACGTGCCCCAGGAAGCTGGACAACCTCCTGCGCAAACCACTACCACGACTACCACTACGAGAAGATCTGGAGAGAATCGGCGG AGCAATAAACCGATTATGGAAAAACGGCGACGAGCCCGCATTAACAACTGCCTAAACGACCTGAAGACCCTCATACTGGACGCCATGAAAAAAGAC CCATCGCGACATTCGAAACTGGAGAAGGCCGACATTCTGGAGATGACAGTGAAACACCTGGAATCGCTCCAGCGTCAACAGGTTGCCCTGGCGGCCGCGACCGATCCGAACGTACTAAACAAATTCCGTGCTGGTTTCACGGAATGCGCCGGTGAGGTTGGCAGGTTTCCCGGGCTGGACGCCTCGGTGAAGAGACGTTTGATGGCCCACTTGGCCACCTACCTTGGTCCGGTTGAGGCAAGCAACAACACGCAGGCGACGAATCAGCAGCCTGTCCAACCGGCGCCACCGACTACGCAGCTCCAAGTGCACATTCTGCCTCAAGTGGACGCAACCCCGAGGATTCAGGTGCAACAATCAAACGGGATCTTCTTCACGAACGCGAATGGCACGGGTCTTCAATTGGTCCCAACGAGATTACCAAATGGAGACATCGCATTGGTGCTCCCAGCGGGTGCAAAAGCGACTCCTGTTACGTCACCAGCCGCATCTCCGGCGCCAACCTCGCCTCTGCCAACTCTGATCCCAATTCCTCAGAGAACGGCTAGCACGGCATCGGCATCGTCCTCGTCATCTTCTGCTAGCTCGACGTCCACGTCGGCGGCGAGTCCAGTAGCATTCGAAGCACCTCCAGCGACTTTCCGCGAACAACCTGCAGCTTACACCAATGGAAACAGTCACAGAGACGTCGCGACGTCGCCAGCCAACGGTTACACAAGCGATCCAGAATTCGATCCTCGTGTATACAGTCCTCCTCTTCAGAAACCTCTTGCATTGGTGATGAGGAAGAGCGTTGTGCCAGAAGTGGAAGATAAACCGTGGAGGCCGTGGTAA